GACGACCGCGCTGCGCTGCCTGGCCACGCTCCTCGCCCCCACGGCGGGGACGGCGCGGATCGACGGGTTCGACGCCGTGGCGCAGCCGCTGGAGGTGCGGCGGCGGCTCGGCTTCCTGGCCGCGTCGATGGGCCTCTACCAGCGGCTGACCGCGCGCGAGCTGCTGCGCTACTTCGCCGCGCTGAACGGCATCGGCGGGGCTGACGCGGAGCGGCGGGTGGAGGAGATGGTGCGCGCGTTCGATATCGCCGAGTTCGCGGACCGGCTCTGCGGCAAGCTGTCGACCGGGCAGCGGCAGCGCGTGTCCATCGCCCGCGCGGTGGTGCACGACCCGCCCGCGCTGGTGCTCGACGAGCCCACGCTCGGGCTCGACGTGCTCAGCAGCGAGGCCATCTTCCGCTTCATCGCCGACGCGCGGGAGCGGGGACGCGCGGTGATCTTCAGCACGCACCAGATGAGCGAGGTGGAGCTGCTGGCCGACCGCGTGGGGATCATCGCCAACGGCCGCCTGGTGGCCGAGGGGACGGCGGAGGAGATCATGGCCGGCGCGGGCGAGCCCAACCTGGCCCGTGCGTTCCTGCGCATCGTGCGGGAGGCCGCGTGAACTGGCGCATCGTGTGGACGGTGCTCGCGAAGGAGCTGCGCGAGACCATCCGCGACCGGCGCACTCTGTTCATGATGATCGTCATCCCCACCCTGCTCTATCCCGGCCTGATGGTGGTGATCGAGCAGCTGACGCTCTTCGGCCAGCGGCGCCTGAGCGAGCGCCCCGCCGCCGTCGCCGTCCAGGGCGCCGACCCCGCGCTCGACGCCTTCCTCCGCCGCGACTCGGCGATCCGCCTCCTCCCGCCCGACAGCGCCACCCCCGCGGCCGTGCGCCGGGGCCACGCCGAGGCCGCCATCGTCGTCCCCCGCGCGGCGCTCGGCGAGGCGGGGACGGACAGCCTGCGCGTGCTCTTCGACGCCTCCGACGACCGCTCGCAGCGCGCGAAGGAGGTGGTGGGGAGGAAGCTCTCCGCGTGGAACGACTCGCTGATCGCCCACCGCCTGGCCGCGCGGGGGCTGCCGCCGGGGTTCGCGCGCCCGCTCGCCGTCGCCGACTCGTCCGTGGCCACGGCGGAGGAGACGGGGGCGTACGCGCTGGGGAGATTCCTCCCCGTGATCCTGATCCTGATGACGCTGCTGGGCGCCTTCTACCCCGCCATCGACCTGGCCGCGGGGGAGAAGGAGCGGGGGACGCTGGAGACGCTGCTGACCGCGCCCGTCCCCGCGCGCGAGATCGTCACCGGCAAGTTCGCCGCGGTCACCGTGCTGGCGATGGCGTCCGCGGCGGCGAACCTCCTGTCGATGCTGCTCACCTTCCAGAGCGGGATCTTCAAGTTCGCCAAGGCGGCGCACGTGAAGTTCACGCTGCCGTGGAGCACGGCGGCGCTGGTGCTGGTCGGGCTGATCCCGCTGGCCGTGCTCTTCTCCGCGCTTTTCCTGGGGATCGCGGTGCGGTCGCAGAGCTTCAAGGAGGCGCAGAACGCGCTGACGCCGGTGCAGCTGGCCAGCACGCTGCCGATCCTGGTGATCTCGCTGCCGGGGATCGACTTCAACGCGGCGCTCGCCGCCGTGCCCGTGGTGGGGATCGCGATGATGTTCCGCGAGCTCATGGCGGGCACCGCGCGGCTGGTCCCCTCGCTGATCGCGTTCGGCACGACGGTGGTCTACGCCGGGCTTGCGCTGCACTTCGCGGCGCGCGCCTTCGGGCGCGAGGACGTGCTCTTCGGCGGGGGCGCGGGCGCGGCGCCGAAGCTCGGCTGGCGCGAGCGGTGGACGGCGATGCGCACGGGCCCGCGCCGCGTGCCCCTCCCCGCCGAGGCGCTGGCGTTCGTCGCGGCCATCGCGCTGCTGTACTTCCACGCGGGTACCGCGCTGCAGGCGCGCTTCGGGGAGAAGGGGCTGCTGTGGAGCGAGTGGGGACTGCTCTTCCTCCCCGCGGTCCTGCTGGTGGCGCTGGGGCCCTTCGACGCGCGGCGGACGCTGGCGCTGCGCCGGCCGACCGCGCGGGGGATGGCGGGCGCGCTGCTGCTGGCGCTCGGCGGTATCCCGCTGGGGTGGGCGCTGGGATGGCTGCAGATCCAGGCGCTGCACCTGGAGATCCCGCGCGAGATGATGGGCGCGCTGCAGCGGCTGGTGACGGCCACCGACCTGCCGCGCTTCCTCTGGCTCCTGTTGCTGGTGGCGGTGACGCCGGCGTTCTGCGAGGAGGCGGTGTTCCGCGGCGTGCTGTTCCAGGGCCTGGCGCGCGAGGAGCGGATGTGGCGGACGGTGGGGCTCACGGCACTGGTCTTCGGCGCCTTCCACCTTTCCGGCGAGACGGCGATCCGCTTCCTGCCGACGGCGTGGATCGGGGTGCTGATGGGGATCGCCGTCTGGCGCACGCGGTCGATCTACGCCAGCATGCTGATGCACTTCGTGAACAACGGGCTGGCGGTGGTGATCGTCTCGCGCCCCGAGCTCCGCCGCGCGGCGATGTCGGACACGGGCGAGCCGAGCTGGGTGCTGGTGGCGCTGGCGCCCCTTGCGCTGGCCGCCGGGCTGTGGCTTCTTCCCCGGCGGAGCACGGCGGCGGGGGATGCGGTGGCGGCCTCTTCCGCTGGCCGAAGCGAGAGTTAGCGGGGACGGGTCCGTGCTGTAGGGGCGAGATCGTGCCCGCCACGGGCTGGCCCCCTCCCCCGGCCCCTCCCCCGCTGCGCGGGGGAGGGGAGAACTCAGCGCGGCGTAAGCACTTGCGTGAGGGATGCGCGCCCGGAGGGCCGGGACCCGCCGCGCGCGAGCGGATGCGGAGGATCGGCGGGGATGCCGGGCGCGGCGGGGCCCGGCGCCGTTGGCCACAGCGGTATCGTGGCCTACGGCGCGCGCAGCCCGTTTGGGCGTCTCAGCGCCCAACACGCCCAAACCCCGCTGTTCCAATCAGTTGAGACAGCAGTTCGACCGAGACCACCCACGACGACGAACGGTGAGCCGATGAGCCAGATGGTGGCCTGCGTGGTGCTGATCCGCGCCGTGCCCGGCGACGTGCCCGCGCTGGCGCGCCGCATCGCCGGGATCGACGGCGTGGCCGAGGTCTACTCCGTGTCCGGCGACTACGACCTGATCGCCATCGTGCGCGTGAAGGAGTACGACCGCATCGCCGAGATCGTGACCGAGGAGATCGCGCAGATCCAGGGGATCGAGCGCACCAACACCCTCACCGCCTTCCGCGTCTACTCCAGGCAGGACCTGGGCGCCGCCTGGGACATGTTCGACTGAACTTCAGGGGATAGGGAACAGGGGACAGAAGGCGGACCGCGACGCAGCCCCGCGTGCCGCTGGACCCGTCCCCTTTCGTGTCAGCTCCCCAATCCCACGATCGCGACGGCCAGGCACGCGGCCACCAGCACGTCGGGCACGATGGGGGTGATGAAGAACCAGCGCGCCGCCACCAGCGCGTGCGCCAGGTTGTAGGCCAGGAAGAGGATGGCGATCGAGCGCACCAGCGGCCCGGCCGTCTCCACCGCGCCCGCCAGCTGCCAGAACAGCACGGCCTCCACCAGCACCACCACCGCCGCCAGCAGCCCGTAGCCGAAGTAGAAATCCCAGTAGCTCCGCATCGCCCCGGCAAAATCGAAGCGGTGCGACCGCATCGCCTCGATCACCGCGACCTCCTGCGCGCCGTGCCTGGGCCGGGCGCGCAGGATCATCGCCGTGTGCGCCGCCCACTGCAGCAGCGCCACCACCGCCGCGGCGCGGAGCGCCAGCGCCGCGCTCATGCCGCGCCCCCGGCGGCCAGGTCGTCCGCCGACGGCCCGTACACCCCCGGCACCGGCACGTCCAGCAGCCGGTAGCAGACGCCCAGCTGGGCGCGGTGGTGGACCATGTGGCTCATCATCACCCGCAGCATCACGCGCCGCGGCCCGCGCGCCATCACCCGCTCTCCGCGCCGGATCGTCCACTCCACCGCCAGCGTCTCGTGATCGGCCGCGGCCAGCGCCTCGCGCAGCCGCGCCACGCCGGCGTCGTGCGCCGCCAGCAGGGCGTCCGCGCTCGCGAGCGGCGGCCGCGAGGCGGAGCCCAACGCGTCCCGCTCGCGCGTGGTCAGGACCACGGCACAGCGGCCGGCGAGGTCCGACAGGTGCGTCGCCAGCTCGGCCAGCGTCCGCGAGCGCTCGTGCGGCCGCCACTCCCCCCGCCCGTCGGGAAAGCGCTCCAGCAGGCGCCGCGTGGCGGCGAGCTCCGCGTCGAAGTCGGCGTACAGC
This genomic interval from Longimicrobium sp. contains the following:
- a CDS encoding ABC transporter ATP-binding protein, giving the protein MIELERLSKSYGDLAAVRDLSLRVPGGEVYALLGANGAGKTTALRCLATLLAPTAGTARIDGFDAVAQPLEVRRRLGFLAASMGLYQRLTARELLRYFAALNGIGGADAERRVEEMVRAFDIAEFADRLCGKLSTGQRQRVSIARAVVHDPPALVLDEPTLGLDVLSSEAIFRFIADARERGRAVIFSTHQMSEVELLADRVGIIANGRLVAEGTAEEIMAGAGEPNLARAFLRIVREAA
- a CDS encoding ABC transporter permease subunit/CPBP intramembrane protease, yielding MNWRIVWTVLAKELRETIRDRRTLFMMIVIPTLLYPGLMVVIEQLTLFGQRRLSERPAAVAVQGADPALDAFLRRDSAIRLLPPDSATPAAVRRGHAEAAIVVPRAALGEAGTDSLRVLFDASDDRSQRAKEVVGRKLSAWNDSLIAHRLAARGLPPGFARPLAVADSSVATAEETGAYALGRFLPVILILMTLLGAFYPAIDLAAGEKERGTLETLLTAPVPAREIVTGKFAAVTVLAMASAAANLLSMLLTFQSGIFKFAKAAHVKFTLPWSTAALVLVGLIPLAVLFSALFLGIAVRSQSFKEAQNALTPVQLASTLPILVISLPGIDFNAALAAVPVVGIAMMFRELMAGTARLVPSLIAFGTTVVYAGLALHFAARAFGREDVLFGGGAGAAPKLGWRERWTAMRTGPRRVPLPAEALAFVAAIALLYFHAGTALQARFGEKGLLWSEWGLLFLPAVLLVALGPFDARRTLALRRPTARGMAGALLLALGGIPLGWALGWLQIQALHLEIPREMMGALQRLVTATDLPRFLWLLLLVAVTPAFCEEAVFRGVLFQGLAREERMWRTVGLTALVFGAFHLSGETAIRFLPTAWIGVLMGIAVWRTRSIYASMLMHFVNNGLAVVIVSRPELRRAAMSDTGEPSWVLVALAPLALAAGLWLLPRRSTAAGDAVAASSAGRSES
- a CDS encoding Lrp/AsnC ligand binding domain-containing protein, with protein sequence MSQMVACVVLIRAVPGDVPALARRIAGIDGVAEVYSVSGDYDLIAIVRVKEYDRIAEIVTEEIAQIQGIERTNTLTAFRVYSRQDLGAAWDMFD
- a CDS encoding DinB family protein — its product is MSTTLSFAPDARPAAEIPLAQLLYADFDAELAATRRLLERFPDGRGEWRPHERSRTLAELATHLSDLAGRCAVVLTTRERDALGSASRPPLASADALLAAHDAGVARLREALAAADHETLAVEWTIRRGERVMARGPRRVMLRVMMSHMVHHRAQLGVCYRLLDVPVPGVYGPSADDLAAGGAA